In Solobacterium moorei, a single genomic region encodes these proteins:
- a CDS encoding helix-turn-helix domain-containing protein — MKVNYNGLWKLLIDKNMNKKNLKEKLGIAPATIAKMGKGEFVSMEILYRICVALNTDFGELISVSRSITDDEQ; from the coding sequence ATGAAAGTGAACTATAATGGGTTATGGAAGCTATTGATAGACAAGAACATGAATAAAAAAAACTTAAAGGAAAAGCTTGGTATTGCCCCTGCAACCATAGCAAAAATGGGTAAAGGAGAATTTGTTAGTATGGAAATTCTTTATAGAATTTGTGTTGCTCTCAATACCGATTTTGGAGAGCTAATCTCAGTAAGCAGATCTATTACTGACGATGAGCAATAG
- a CDS encoding helicase-related protein, protein MRINDFHNILELIKQDVLQSEAEYLKLLKVVGNNQKYDFRSQLSIYDKNPEATACAKFDYWRERFNRTVMRGQKGIPILEDYGTFKKVDYIFDIGQTVSRNRDVNEVNLWKFDKENHQDVLKEMIKSEGYEESESTLENIFSLSRLYGDEKIDTLMNELRVADEDGISFTKFVRDSVSYAVASRFKLDYSIDYELLRENFQRLDSISLMSLGESVSDISGKIIDATIQKSKELELQKEVLRGKEARYNKIKEELEEGEDKNVLRRDDQKRNENERVLRNGEYGRDNRENQGEYAKQLGGRDGLHKEVSKSDLRSDEAGVSFTERGAEPLRDAFRSIQGEETDRTPDGHSETSDRIYEKRETETDGSLEDRGREQSAVWGDDFSSQRNDHQGSSGNLKENTKAEIREADKASFSLPENSYGQISLTIPLTENDIDTVLVNGGNHDGGRLPVIAEFSKEKTVEELGEYLKDTFKGGNGFYIDEKEVSSWYSDKGIHLAYGTSAREDDTQVLSWSDAAKRINELLNNGGFATNVEISEALDYERNRISESLLYLSNDLSEEGKEQGYFELFERGGGFPEETKRLSEALENPEYLKQIIKEYSRFLAGYKENRNVLRFHYHKVDSLYQKLQELELPRKEYSTNLAELPKVKSFITEDEVLESLSRGSGVDRGKERITKFFKENHTLQEKANFLKDEYGIGGHSHAVSGAMGSDEWHDAKGLKLQKHDCNDVFLTWTSVAKHIDELFSKNLYLEEKETENKSEIEEPQYYSKDDPENLMTDEMLERVPELYAQEDVALADKEVHAAYIIPFRSNWTWYMTEYDRESGDAFGLVLGIEPEWGYFNLKELEELNAQRLILEDFPKTFRELKDSELKKQMDEQELQSVFNGELSFEEEELEAPEETEEVRRADTVQATLFDYLKDREEVELNEKEGNHLEDFLVKAGDTVYFHHEGYKVREISKNEITGRNDLWLDPVRQGNHQIPIVAFTDNEDLLKQISLKRPNFIVGDEVKYKDKDYTITRFDDMGNNLKTVTVKDNTEYLGGMITDSDVIPYRLESDLERIFENLTYQSPEKTTEEIEIKKAEAHNFQIKEETLPDKLSPSERLNNNLEAISMLSRIERGERDLDITAQEVLARYVGWGGLADVFDEEKGGQWKEARSFLKENLSQAEYEAARESTLTSFYTPKTVIDGVYKTLSDMGFKQGNILEPSMGIGNFIGNIPDEMNKSKFYGVELDSVSGRIGKLLYPESDIQIKGLEETSFSNNFFDAIIGNVPFGEYKVNDREYNKNNFLIHDYFFAKSIDKVRNGGIIAFITSSGTMDKKDESVRRYLAARAEFLGAIRLPNDTFKGVAGTEVTSDIIFLKKRDSIRERDEGWIHLAEDENGLLYNKYFVDHPEQVLGSMEEISGRFGNAIACLPKENTDLKELLTKASEEISKNANYEEIELLDDEITSIPATDDVKNFSYTIIDDEVYYRENSLFVKKEVTDKNKEKIKDYLELNAALKDVIYKQKEDFSDDEVKKAQEKLNEIYDSFSKKHGYVNNLSNTRALKEDSNFPLVSSIEILDEEENFKAKGDIFSKRTITKAKVIDHVDTSLEALVLSVSEKGYVDFEYMGSLTDKDRPTLIEELRGEIYLNIREEQNFYRPLSFNLEDGDLPFACANGSNSYKYGYVTKDEYLSGNIRDKIAIVDSYLAKLRQTERELPHLGYAEDGKEKELISYEMNRLEYQKAELTKVLPKELEASEINVRLGATWIPNKDIEKFIFETLKTPGYAKWDIKVKFSNLTSEWNVEGKSRDRGNDLAEMTYGTSRVNAYKLIEDALNLKETKVFDQIVNPDGSKTSVLNKKETLLAGQKQELLKEEFKNWIFSDQERRNRLVKLYNERFNSIRNREYDGSKLSFEGMTTEIDLRPHQRNAIARSLYGGNTLLAHVVGSGKTFEMVASAMESKRLGMCSKSLFVVPNHLTGQIGREFMQLYPSANIMVADKKDFEPKNRKRFIGRIATGEYDAVVIGHTQFEKIPMSKEYQEKHIQDQIDEIINYVEEYKHDRNQNFTVKQLEKTKKKLETRLEKLNDDFKKDDVITFEELGVDKLFIDEAHNYKNLYLYTKMRNVAGIGQSEAFKSSDMFMKCRYMDEMTGGKGIVFATGTPVSNSMTELYTMQRYLQYESLKKNNLEHFDSWASTFGETQSAFELSPEGTGYRVKTRFSKFYNLPELMSMFKEVADIQTADMLNLPTPEAHYEVIKTLPSEEQKEILKSLSERADDVRNRVVEPDEDNMLKITNDGKKLALDQRLINPLLPDNPDSKVNVCVKNVFSIWDKTRENKSTQLLFSDMSTPKGNGEFNIYDDIREKLVAMGIPKEEIAFIHEANSDKQKDELFAKVRKGEIRILMGSTQKMGAGTNVQNKLIALHDLDVPWRPADLEQRAGRIVRQGNENKEVSIYRYVTENTFDAYLWVRHEVA, encoded by the coding sequence ATGCGAATAAATGATTTTCATAACATTTTGGAGCTGATAAAACAAGATGTTCTGCAGAGTGAAGCAGAGTATCTGAAGCTCTTAAAAGTTGTCGGGAACAATCAGAAGTACGATTTTAGAAGTCAGTTAAGTATTTATGATAAAAATCCTGAAGCGACAGCTTGTGCCAAGTTTGACTACTGGAGGGAACGTTTTAATCGAACAGTAATGCGAGGACAGAAAGGGATCCCCATTTTAGAGGACTATGGCACATTCAAAAAAGTGGACTATATTTTTGATATAGGTCAGACAGTTTCAAGAAACAGAGATGTCAACGAAGTAAATCTTTGGAAGTTTGACAAAGAAAATCATCAAGATGTGTTAAAGGAAATGATAAAAAGCGAGGGCTATGAGGAAAGTGAAAGCACACTTGAAAACATCTTTTCTTTAAGCAGACTCTACGGTGATGAAAAAATAGATACCTTAATGAATGAACTTAGAGTAGCGGATGAGGATGGAATATCCTTTACCAAGTTTGTAAGGGACTCGGTAAGCTATGCGGTAGCGTCAAGATTTAAGTTAGATTATTCGATAGATTATGAGCTTTTAAGAGAGAATTTTCAAAGACTTGACAGCATATCTCTAATGAGTCTTGGTGAAAGCGTATCGGATATTAGCGGAAAGATTATTGATGCGACCATTCAAAAAAGCAAAGAACTTGAGCTTCAAAAAGAAGTTTTAAGAGGAAAAGAAGCGAGATATAATAAGATTAAAGAAGAATTAGAGGAAGGAGAAGATAAAAATGTACTTCGACGAGATGATCAGAAAAGAAATGAAAACGAGCGAGTTCTCCGAAATGGAGAGTACGGACGAGATAATAGAGAAAATCAGGGAGAATACGCTAAACAGCTTGGAGGAAGAGACGGACTTCATAAGGAAGTATCCAAATCCGACCTACGCAGTGATGAGGCTGGAGTTTCTTTCACAGAGCGAGGAGCAGAGCCACTTCGAGATGCTTTTAGATCTATACAAGGAGAAGAAACTGACAGGACACCTGATGGACATTCAGAAACAAGCGATAGAATTTATGAGAAGAGAGAAACCGAAACTGATGGCAGCTTGGAAGATAGAGGACGAGAACAATCCGCAGTATGGGGCGATGATTTCAGCTCTCAAAGAAATGACCATCAAGGAAGTAGTGGAAATTTAAAAGAAAATACTAAGGCAGAGATAAGAGAAGCTGATAAAGCTTCTTTTTCTTTACCTGAAAATTCTTATGGACAGATAAGCCTTACTATACCACTAACCGAGAATGATATAGATACCGTTCTTGTTAACGGAGGAAATCACGATGGCGGTAGACTTCCTGTTATTGCTGAGTTTTCCAAAGAAAAAACAGTAGAAGAATTGGGAGAATACCTCAAAGATACCTTTAAAGGAGGAAATGGATTTTACATTGATGAAAAAGAAGTATCTTCCTGGTATTCGGATAAAGGAATTCATTTAGCTTACGGAACATCGGCAAGAGAAGATGATACGCAGGTTTTAAGTTGGAGTGATGCTGCAAAGAGGATAAACGAACTTCTTAATAACGGAGGGTTTGCCACAAATGTAGAGATTTCTGAAGCTCTTGATTATGAAAGAAATCGGATTTCAGAATCTCTATTGTATTTATCTAATGATTTAAGTGAAGAAGGAAAAGAGCAAGGATATTTTGAACTTTTTGAAAGAGGTGGGGGCTTTCCGGAAGAAACAAAAAGACTCTCTGAGGCATTAGAAAATCCTGAATACCTAAAACAAATAATCAAAGAATACAGCAGATTTTTAGCAGGATACAAAGAAAATAGGAATGTACTAAGATTTCACTATCACAAGGTAGATAGCCTTTATCAGAAATTACAAGAACTTGAGCTACCACGAAAGGAATATAGCACCAATTTGGCAGAACTTCCGAAGGTAAAGTCCTTTATTACAGAAGATGAAGTCCTTGAAAGCCTTTCAAGGGGAAGTGGCGTTGATAGAGGAAAAGAACGAATCACCAAGTTTTTTAAAGAAAATCATACGCTTCAAGAAAAAGCGAATTTCCTAAAAGACGAATATGGAATTGGAGGACATTCCCATGCTGTTTCCGGAGCAATGGGAAGTGATGAATGGCACGATGCTAAGGGACTTAAATTACAGAAACATGATTGTAATGATGTGTTTCTTACTTGGACAAGTGTTGCAAAGCATATCGACGAGCTGTTTTCTAAAAATCTTTATCTTGAAGAAAAGGAAACAGAAAACAAGTCAGAGATTGAAGAACCACAATATTATTCCAAAGATGATCCTGAAAACTTAATGACCGATGAAATGCTTGAAAGAGTGCCGGAGCTTTACGCACAGGAGGATGTAGCTTTAGCGGATAAAGAGGTTCATGCTGCATATATCATTCCTTTCCGTTCTAATTGGACTTGGTATATGACGGAATATGATAGAGAAAGCGGCGATGCCTTTGGACTTGTGCTTGGGATTGAGCCTGAATGGGGATATTTTAATCTTAAGGAGCTGGAAGAACTAAACGCACAAAGGCTTATTTTAGAGGATTTCCCAAAGACCTTTAGAGAGCTTAAAGACAGTGAACTTAAAAAGCAGATGGACGAGCAGGAGCTTCAATCCGTCTTTAATGGAGAACTTAGCTTTGAAGAAGAAGAACTTGAAGCACCTGAAGAAACAGAAGAAGTTAGAAGGGCTGACACAGTTCAAGCTACCTTATTTGATTACCTAAAGGATAGAGAAGAAGTAGAGCTCAATGAAAAAGAGGGAAACCATTTAGAGGATTTTTTAGTTAAAGCTGGTGATACAGTCTATTTTCATCATGAAGGATACAAAGTCAGAGAAATTTCTAAAAATGAAATCACAGGAAGAAATGACTTGTGGCTTGATCCTGTAAGACAAGGCAATCATCAAATTCCGATTGTAGCCTTTACAGATAATGAGGATCTTCTGAAGCAGATAAGCCTTAAAAGACCGAACTTTATTGTCGGTGATGAAGTTAAATACAAGGATAAAGACTATACCATCACACGCTTTGATGATATGGGAAACAACCTAAAGACGGTAACAGTTAAAGATAATACAGAATATCTTGGCGGTATGATAACAGACTCTGATGTCATTCCTTATCGTCTGGAAAGCGACCTTGAGAGGATATTTGAAAATCTGACATATCAGAGTCCTGAAAAGACAACTGAAGAAATTGAAATAAAGAAAGCTGAGGCTCATAACTTCCAAATTAAAGAAGAAACGCTACCTGACAAGTTATCTCCAAGTGAGAGATTAAACAATAACCTTGAAGCAATCTCGATGTTAAGTCGAATTGAAAGAGGTGAGAGAGATTTAGATATTACCGCTCAGGAAGTTTTAGCAAGGTATGTAGGCTGGGGAGGACTTGCTGATGTATTCGATGAAGAAAAAGGCGGACAGTGGAAAGAAGCGAGGAGCTTTCTAAAAGAGAACTTATCTCAGGCAGAATATGAAGCTGCAAGAGAATCTACTTTAACGAGCTTTTATACACCGAAAACAGTGATTGACGGAGTGTATAAGACGCTTTCGGATATGGGATTTAAACAGGGAAACATTTTAGAGCCAAGTATGGGAATAGGGAACTTTATAGGCAATATCCCTGATGAAATGAATAAGTCTAAGTTTTATGGTGTAGAGCTTGACTCTGTAAGCGGTCGAATTGGAAAGCTGTTATACCCTGAAAGTGATATACAGATTAAGGGGCTTGAAGAAACTTCTTTCTCAAATAACTTCTTTGATGCGATTATCGGCAATGTACCCTTTGGAGAATACAAGGTAAATGACAGGGAGTATAACAAAAATAACTTCCTTATCCATGATTATTTCTTTGCCAAGTCCATTGATAAAGTAAGAAACGGTGGTATTATCGCCTTTATTACATCAAGTGGAACGATGGATAAAAAGGACGAAAGTGTAAGACGCTACCTTGCAGCAAGAGCAGAGTTTTTAGGAGCGATAAGACTTCCGAACGATACCTTTAAGGGCGTAGCAGGAACAGAAGTAACCTCAGATATTATCTTCCTAAAGAAAAGGGACAGTATCAGAGAAAGGGATGAGGGCTGGATTCACCTTGCTGAAGATGAAAACGGGCTTTTATATAACAAATACTTTGTTGATCATCCTGAACAGGTGCTTGGTTCTATGGAAGAAATATCCGGGAGATTTGGGAATGCAATAGCTTGCCTGCCAAAAGAAAACACAGACTTAAAGGAGCTACTGACAAAAGCAAGCGAAGAAATCTCTAAAAATGCTAATTATGAAGAAATAGAGCTACTTGATGATGAAATTACCTCAATTCCTGCCACAGATGATGTTAAAAACTTTTCATATACCATAATTGATGATGAAGTTTATTACAGAGAAAACTCCCTGTTTGTAAAGAAAGAAGTAACGGATAAAAACAAGGAAAAGATTAAGGACTATCTTGAGTTAAATGCTGCCTTAAAGGACGTTATTTACAAACAGAAAGAAGATTTTTCAGATGATGAAGTAAAGAAAGCTCAGGAAAAACTAAATGAAATTTATGACAGCTTTTCTAAGAAGCATGGATATGTCAATAACCTTTCTAATACCAGAGCCTTAAAAGAGGATAGCAACTTCCCGCTTGTTTCTTCCATTGAAATCCTTGATGAAGAAGAAAACTTCAAAGCAAAGGGAGATATTTTCTCCAAGCGAACAATCACAAAGGCGAAGGTTATCGACCATGTAGACACTTCCCTTGAAGCTCTTGTTTTATCGGTATCAGAAAAAGGATATGTGGATTTTGAGTATATGGGAAGCCTTACAGATAAAGACAGACCGACTTTGATAGAAGAACTTAGAGGGGAAATCTATCTAAACATCAGAGAAGAACAAAACTTTTATAGACCATTATCTTTTAACCTTGAAGATGGAGATCTACCTTTTGCCTGTGCAAACGGCAGTAATTCATATAAGTACGGCTATGTAACAAAGGATGAGTATCTAAGCGGAAATATCAGGGACAAAATTGCCATAGTAGACAGTTACCTTGCAAAGTTAAGACAAACCGAAAGAGAGTTACCTCATCTTGGCTATGCGGAAGATGGCAAAGAAAAAGAGCTGATAAGCTATGAGATGAACCGTTTGGAATATCAAAAGGCAGAGCTTACAAAAGTCCTTCCAAAGGAGCTTGAAGCAAGTGAAATCAATGTAAGACTCGGAGCTACTTGGATACCGAATAAGGATATTGAAAAATTCATCTTTGAAACGCTGAAAACTCCGGGATATGCCAAATGGGATATTAAGGTTAAATTTTCAAATCTGACAAGTGAATGGAATGTTGAAGGAAAGAGCAGGGACAGAGGAAATGACCTTGCAGAGATGACATACGGCACCTCAAGGGTAAATGCCTATAAGCTGATTGAAGATGCTCTGAACTTAAAAGAAACAAAGGTATTTGACCAGATTGTAAATCCGGACGGTTCAAAAACTTCTGTACTAAATAAAAAGGAAACGCTTCTTGCAGGACAAAAGCAGGAGCTTCTAAAAGAAGAATTTAAGAACTGGATATTTAGCGACCAAGAACGTAGAAACAGGCTTGTAAAGTTATATAACGAGCGTTTTAACTCTATCCGTAACAGAGAATATGACGGCAGCAAGCTCTCCTTTGAGGGAATGACCACAGAAATTGATTTAAGACCTCATCAAAGAAATGCCATAGCAAGAAGCCTTTATGGAGGAAATACCCTTCTTGCTCATGTAGTAGGAAGTGGTAAGACCTTTGAAATGGTGGCGTCTGCGATGGAAAGTAAAAGGCTTGGAATGTGCAGTAAGTCCTTGTTTGTTGTCCCCAATCATTTAACAGGGCAAATCGGTCGTGAGTTTATGCAGCTATATCCGTCAGCTAACATTATGGTTGCAGATAAGAAAGACTTTGAGCCGAAAAACAGAAAAAGATTTATCGGAAGAATTGCCACAGGAGAGTATGATGCCGTTGTAATCGGGCATACGCAGTTTGAAAAAATCCCGATGAGTAAGGAATATCAGGAGAAGCATATCCAAGATCAGATTGATGAAATTATAAACTATGTGGAGGAATATAAGCATGACAGAAATCAGAACTTTACGGTAAAGCAGCTTGAAAAAACAAAAAAGAAGCTGGAAACAAGGCTTGAAAAGTTAAACGATGATTTTAAAAAAGACGATGTCATTACCTTTGAAGAATTAGGTGTAGATAAGCTCTTTATTGACGAGGCACATAATTACAAAAATCTCTACCTTTATACAAAAATGAGGAATGTAGCAGGTATTGGACAGTCTGAAGCCTTTAAGTCCTCCGATATGTTTATGAAGTGCAGATACATGGATGAAATGACAGGTGGAAAAGGTATTGTCTTTGCCACAGGAACGCCTGTCAGTAACTCGATGACAGAGCTTTATACTATGCAGCGTTATCTTCAGTATGAAAGCCTTAAAAAGAATAATTTGGAGCATTTTGATAGCTGGGCTTCTACCTTTGGTGAAACGCAGTCAGCTTTTGAATTATCTCCTGAAGGGACAGGGTATAGAGTAAAGACGAGATTTTCCAAGTTCTATAACCTTCCTGAACTAATGTCTATGTTTAAAGAAGTTGCGGATATTCAGACAGCAGATATGCTAAATCTTCCAACACCTGAAGCACACTATGAAGTTATTAAAACTTTGCCAAGTGAGGAACAGAAGGAAATCCTAAAGAGCTTATCGGAAAGAGCTGATGATGTAAGAAACAGGGTAGTAGAGCCTGACGAAGATAATATGCTTAAAATTACCAATGACGGTAAGAAACTCGCCTTAGATCAGCGTTTAATCAATCCTTTACTTCCTGACAATCCTGACAGCAAGGTCAATGTGTGCGTGAAAAATGTCTTTTCCATTTGGGATAAGACAAGAGAAAATAAGTCCACACAGCTTCTTTTCTCCGATATGTCAACTCCAAAAGGAAATGGAGAGTTTAATATTTACGATGATATTAGAGAAAAACTTGTGGCAATGGGAATACCGAAAGAAGAAATAGCCTTTATCCATGAAGCAAATTCCGATAAGCAAAAGGATGAACTCTTTGCAAAGGTAAGAAAAGGCGAAATTCGTATTTTGATGGGTTCTACACAGAAAATGGGAGCCGGAACGAATGTGCAAAACAAGCTGATTGCACTTCATGACCTCGATGTCCCATGGCGTCCTGCCGACCTTGAGCAGAGAGCCGGAAGAATTGTAAGACAGGGAAATGAAAATAAAGAAGTCAGCATATACAGATATGTAACGGAGAATACCTTTGATGCGTACCTTTGGGTGCGACATGAAGTCGCTTAA
- the ltrA gene encoding group II intron reverse transcriptase/maturase, whose amino-acid sequence MNSKMCATTNRAKDWESIDFSVAESYVKKLQMRIVKAWKMSKYGKVKSLQHLLTTSFYAKALAIKRVTENQGKKTSGVDGELWLTPQAKYNAIGKLNLRGYKPKPLKRVYIPKKNGKKRPLSIPTMTDRAMQTLYKFALEPIAETTADFNSYGFRAKRCTQDAIEQCFTSLNKKKSAKWVLEGDIKGCFDNISHEWIMNNIPMNKKLLKLWLECGYIEKQKLFPTETGSPQGSPISPIISNMVLDGLEKAIKEKYHRRTVNKKAYFPKVNFVRYADDFIVTGESAELLENGVKPIIVKFLAERGLELSEEKTLITHINDGFDFLGVNIRMYKDKLLTKPSEKNFKAIVDKIRQIIKDNPSMKQEILIRKLNPIIIGWINYQKYNVSSKAFEKLDYEIYKSLWTWCVRRHPKKGRKWIAKKYFHTIGNRTWTFSVATGDRMENGDKYYLRLKYATDTDIKRFTKIQAEANPFDENWQIYFEEREELKIRNELKGRTVINRLYKTQDGICPVCGEKITIDTDFRVHQTIQNNITLKTLVHPWCHRKLHINDEENTLAL is encoded by the coding sequence ATGAACAGTAAAATGTGTGCTACTACTAACAGAGCTAAAGACTGGGAAAGTATAGATTTTTCAGTAGCAGAAAGCTATGTTAAAAAACTACAAATGCGTATTGTGAAAGCGTGGAAAATGAGTAAATACGGAAAGGTAAAATCTTTACAGCATTTACTCACAACTTCATTTTATGCAAAAGCCTTGGCTATTAAGAGGGTAACTGAAAACCAAGGCAAGAAAACAAGTGGTGTTGACGGCGAACTATGGCTAACACCACAGGCAAAGTATAATGCAATAGGAAAGTTAAACTTAAGAGGATATAAACCTAAACCTCTTAAAAGAGTGTATATACCAAAGAAAAATGGTAAGAAAAGACCTCTTAGCATTCCTACAATGACAGACAGAGCAATGCAAACACTATATAAATTTGCACTTGAACCTATTGCAGAAACAACAGCTGATTTTAACTCTTATGGATTTAGAGCTAAAAGGTGTACGCAGGATGCTATTGAGCAATGCTTTACATCTCTAAATAAAAAGAAATCTGCAAAATGGGTGCTTGAAGGAGATATAAAAGGTTGCTTTGATAATATTAGCCACGAATGGATAATGAATAATATCCCAATGAACAAGAAATTATTAAAACTCTGGCTTGAGTGTGGATATATAGAAAAACAAAAACTATTTCCAACAGAAACAGGAAGTCCCCAAGGCTCACCAATATCACCTATTATTTCCAATATGGTATTAGATGGTTTAGAAAAAGCAATCAAAGAGAAATACCATAGAAGAACAGTAAATAAGAAAGCATATTTCCCAAAAGTTAATTTTGTCAGATATGCAGATGATTTTATCGTTACAGGGGAAAGTGCAGAATTGCTTGAAAATGGTGTAAAGCCAATCATTGTAAAATTCTTGGCTGAAAGAGGTTTAGAATTATCAGAGGAAAAGACACTCATAACACACATAAATGACGGTTTCGATTTTCTTGGAGTTAATATTAGGATGTATAAAGATAAATTACTAACAAAACCATCCGAAAAGAACTTCAAGGCTATTGTTGATAAAATAAGACAAATCATAAAAGATAATCCGTCAATGAAACAAGAAATTCTGATTAGAAAATTAAATCCAATTATTATAGGTTGGATAAACTATCAGAAATATAATGTTTCATCTAAAGCCTTTGAAAAACTTGATTATGAAATATATAAAAGCTTGTGGACCTGGTGCGTTCGTAGACATCCTAAGAAAGGTAGAAAATGGATAGCTAAAAAGTATTTCCATACGATTGGAAATAGAACTTGGACTTTCAGTGTAGCAACTGGAGACAGAATGGAAAATGGCGATAAATACTATCTTCGTCTTAAATATGCTACAGACACTGATATTAAAAGATTTACCAAGATACAAGCTGAAGCAAATCCATTTGATGAAAATTGGCAAATATACTTTGAAGAAAGAGAAGAGTTAAAAATACGAAACGAACTTAAAGGACGTACAGTTATAAATAGACTGTATAAAACGCAAGATGGAATATGCCCTGTTTGTGGAGAGAAAATAACTATTGATACAGACTTTAGAGTACATCAAACAATTCAAAATAACATTACCCTTAAAACTTTAGTACACCCTTGGTGTCATAGAAAATTGCATATAAATGATGAAGAAAACACGCTGGCTCTTTAA
- a CDS encoding single-stranded DNA-binding protein — MDYKTIRNQIEDMVNDNHKDFVKAVISMEKGINDESALDKLYEAYMDNDTVNLLHEEFDYMIEDLREQGQIKDLPYVQEEKDNLVNIVGNVVGKIDVVERENKNGEAFQVVNFSVASKDDEGNKVYHNCSAYGEKGDIPKDFKQGDFVKLFGQIRTSVDDNGKEHTNIRILSSKLLKAKEQMKGRDEKKESVLGAIKKYQAEDKEKPKEKKETSKEAER, encoded by the coding sequence ATGGATTACAAAACAATTAGAAATCAGATAGAAGATATGGTAAATGATAATCACAAGGACTTTGTTAAGGCGGTTATCAGCATGGAAAAAGGTATCAACGATGAAAGTGCTTTGGATAAGCTCTATGAGGCTTATATGGACAATGACACCGTTAATTTACTGCATGAGGAATTTGATTACATGATTGAAGATTTAAGAGAACAGGGGCAGATTAAAGATCTTCCTTATGTTCAAGAGGAGAAAGATAATCTTGTCAATATCGTTGGAAATGTTGTAGGAAAGATCGATGTAGTTGAAAGGGAAAATAAGAACGGCGAAGCCTTTCAGGTAGTAAATTTCTCTGTGGCATCTAAAGATGATGAGGGGAATAAGGTATATCATAATTGCTCCGCATACGGAGAAAAGGGTGATATTCCAAAAGACTTTAAGCAGGGAGATTTTGTAAAACTCTTTGGACAGATCAGAACTTCCGTTGACGATAACGGCAAGGAACATACTAACATCAGGATACTTTCTTCAAAGCTCTTAAAGGCAAAAGAACAGATGAAAGGTCGAGATGAAAAGAAAGAGTCTGTGCTTGGAGCCATTAAAAAATATCAGGCTGAAGATAAGGAAAAGCCTAAAGAAAAGAAAGAAACATCAAAAGAAGCTGAGAGATAA
- a CDS encoding ABC transporter ATP-binding protein — MEIILKVESLKKYYGKDPNITKALNGISFQVMKGEFLGIMGSSGSGKTTLLNCLATIIKPTDGLIQMQNQDLSKLKGNSLADYRGKMIGYLFQNFELLDNLTAKENILLPLSLHNVDEKESKRRLELLAGYFDISELLNKFPTQMSGGQRQRVAAARALILDPKIVFADEPTGALDSKNANILMQKLSAMNEIEETTILMVTHDSVAASFCNRILFIQDGKLFHEIRRDYPRETQEDFYQRILKVMSTLSGGDLNVF, encoded by the coding sequence ATGGAAATAATTTTAAAAGTAGAATCATTAAAAAAATATTATGGAAAAGATCCTAACATAACAAAGGCACTAAATGGTATATCCTTTCAGGTTATGAAAGGTGAATTCTTGGGGATTATGGGTAGCAGTGGTTCAGGAAAAACTACACTGCTTAATTGCCTTGCGACCATAATCAAACCGACTGATGGTTTAATTCAAATGCAAAATCAGGATTTAAGTAAATTGAAAGGAAACAGCTTAGCTGATTATAGAGGTAAAATGATTGGCTATCTATTTCAAAACTTTGAACTTTTAGATAATCTGACGGCAAAAGAAAATATATTACTGCCGCTATCTTTGCATAATGTGGATGAAAAAGAAAGTAAAAGAAGATTGGAATTGCTTGCAGGATATTTTGATATTTCTGAACTTCTTAACAAATTTCCCACGCAGATGTCAGGTGGTCAAAGACAGAGGGTGGCTGCTGCAAGGGCTTTGATTTTAGATCCTAAGATTGTCTTTGCAGACGAACCGACAGGTGCATTGGATTCAAAAAATGCAAATATTCTAATGCAAAAGTTATCAGCTATGAATGAAATAGAGGAAACAACAATTCTTATGGTTACTCATGATTCAGTAGCAGCAAGTTTCTGTAACAGGATTTTATTTATTCAGGACGGAAAGCTATTCCACGAAATAAGACGAGATTATCCAAGAGAAACTCAAGAAGATTTTTACCAAAGAATATTGAAGGTCATGTCAACACTTTCCGGAGGTGATCTTAATGTTTTCTAA